One genomic region from Cydia pomonella isolate Wapato2018A chromosome 4, ilCydPomo1, whole genome shotgun sequence encodes:
- the LOC133517015 gene encoding NADH dehydrogenase [ubiquinone] 1 alpha subcomplex subunit 9, mitochondrial has product MASVALRGHFANKLIPKNGSLSVVYIKSSAYSTDGRPNLAAYKRGTGGRSSFNGIVATVFGATGFVGRYVVNKLGKIGTQMILPYRSDFYDAQRLKVAGDLGQVLFTPYDLRDEESIAKAVRHSNVVINLVGRDYETKNFKFKDVHVDGARRLARISREMGVERFIHLNYLNAEEHPKPLVLRKPSMYKVSKFLGECAVREEFPTATIIRASDIYGSEDRFIRYFGGPWRIHGTYLTLYRAGLETVKAPVFVSDVAQGIVNAARDPDTRCQVYQAVGPKRYLLADLVDWFYALMRKDEKWGYRRLDMKFDPVLGIKVALINLLSPGYPFGNVTWEAIEKESTTDVVDPRLPTLLDLGVNLTEMENQAPWELKPFRAYQYYNDKIGEFAKPENPKVQQC; this is encoded by the exons ATGGCTTCTGTAGCTTTGAGAGGCCACTTTGCAAATAAGCTCATac cCAAAAATGGGTCCCTAAGTGTTGTTTACATCAAGTCATCAGCATACAGCACAGACGGGAGGCCTAACCTAGCGGCTTACAAGCGCGGCACGGGCGGCCGCAGCAGCTTTAATGGCATCGTCGCCACTGTCTTCGGTGCCACGGGATTTGTGGGCCGCTATGTCGTCAATAAATTAGGAAAAATCGGCACACAG aTGATTCTACCCTACCGCAGCGACTTCTATGATGCTCAACGTCTAAAAGTTGCTGGTGACTTGGGACAAGTGCTATTCACCCCCTACGACCTTCGCGACGAGGAGTCCATTGCTAAGGCAGTGAGACATTCGAATGTGGTCATCAACTTAGTGGGCCGGGACTATGAAACTAAAAACTTCAAATTTAAGGATGTGCACGTAGATGGAGCACGACGTCTGGCAAG AATCTCCCGAGAGATGGGAGTGGAGCGTTTCATCCACCTGAACTACTTGAACGCTGAGGAGCACCCGAAGCCGCTGGTGCTGCGCAAGCCGTCCATGTACAAGGTCAGCAAGTTCCTGGGCGAGTGTGCGGTGCGCGAGGAGTTCCCCACCGCCACCATCATCCGCGCCTCTGACATCTACGGCTCCGAGGACAGGTTCATTAG GTACTTCGGGGGCCCTTGGCGCATCCACGGCACGTACCTGACGCTGTACCGCGCAGGGCTGGAGACGGTGAAGGCGCCCGTGTTCGTGTCGGACGTGGCGCAGGGCATCGTCAACGCGGCGCGCGACCCCGACACCAGGTGCCAAGTCTACCAGGCCGTCGG ACCAAAACGCTACCTACTAGCGGACCTCGTGGACTGGTTCTACGCGCTGATGCGCAAGGATGAGAAGTGGGGCTACCGGCGCCTGGACATGAAGTTCGACCCCGTGCTGGGGATCAAGGTCGCGCTCATCAACCTGCTGTCGCCCGGCTACCCCTTCGGCAACGTTACCTGGGAGGCCATCGAGAAG GAATCCACCACCGACGTTGTCGACCCGAGGCTCCCAACGCTGCTGGACCTAGGAGTGAACCTGACCGAGATGGAAAACCAAGCCCCCTGGGAACTCAAGCCCTTCCGCGCCTACCAGTACTATAACGACAAGATTGGAGAGTTCGCTAAACCGGAGAACCCGAAAGTACAACAATGTTAG